The Mustela nigripes isolate SB6536 chromosome 6, MUSNIG.SB6536, whole genome shotgun sequence DNA window ATATACTGAGTTTAGCTGGAAACCTGACAATTATAACCCTCACTCTGGTAGATCCTCACCTTAAAActcccatgtatttcttccttaggAATTTCTCTTTTCTAGAAATCTCATTCACAACAGTTTGTATTCCTAGATTTCTGGTCATCATTATAACGGGAGATATGACCATTTCCTATAATTCTTGCATGGCACAGGAGTTTTTCTTCATACTCCTTGGCGcaacagaattttttcttttgactgcTATGTCTTATGATCGGTACGTAGCTATCTGCAAGCCACTGCATTACACAACAATAATGGACAGCAGAGTCTGCAACCAGCTTGTAATTAGCTCTTGGCTAGCTGGATTTCTCATTATCTTTCCACCTGTGATCATGGGACTTCAACTGGATTTCTGCGACTCCAACATCATTGACCACTTCACTTGTGACTCTTCTCCTATATTGTCGATCTCCTGCACAGACACAACATTCCTAGAGCTCATGGCATTCTTCCTGGCAGTATTCACACTCATGGTAACCTTAATATTAGTGGTTCTTTCCTAtgtattcatctttaaaatgattcTGAGAATCCCTTCTGCTGAACAGAGGAGAAAGGCCTTTTCCACTTGTTCCTCACACATGATTGTTGTCTCTATTTCTTATGGAAGTTGCATTTTCATGTATGTCAAAACGTCAGCAAAAGAAGGAGTGGGTTTGACCAAGGGTATAGCTGTGCTCAATACCTCTGTTGCCCCAATGCTAAATCCTTTTATTTACTCCTTAAGGAACCAGCAGGTAAAGCAGTCTTTTAAGAACTTAACCAACAAATGCTTCTCAAATAAACTGTCATCATAGAGAAATCCATGACCTCAATTTTAAATAGAACCTATGTCTAACACAATATTAACATTGCTATATTCTCCAATCACTGTGATATTCAACTTCCTTTCCTTCAACTCTTATTCTCCATTTATTCTATTTTGGCCTCACTTAGTTCAACTATCCTTTCCCATTTACATGCCCTAAAAATTTTCTAAGCATGAATGATTTGATGTCACATAAATGAGGATAACACTTAACAAGAATGCCAGAATTTAGTTTTAACAATCATTGGAAGAACTTTCTCTTTGTACACCAATCAAAGTGAGGCAAAATCCTAAGCAATCCTAAAAAGCTCTTTCTTCCAGTGCTTAAGCATTCAGTATTACAGTAATTTCATCTGTGGGGTAAAGTCTCCTATGTCTACTGTGCCTTTATTTGTCCTTGTATCTCCTGGggtttttatattataaatgttgATCAATGCTATTTGGGGCATAGGCATTATATCATCATCGTGAATTTAATCCTTTAATATTATAACAAAGCTTGTTTAATGTCTTTTGGGGGTTAAATTCCAAAGTGACTATAAGCATGGCATTGCCATTTCTGTAAGATCCCAATATTTTCAACACGAAGCATTTTGAGTGAACTACACTGATGATTATTCCACagcccattattttcttttaatgcgCTGATGCTGAGCCTGCAGCTTATCAGAAACTCCCTTGGAAGGAACCTGGTTTCCTATGATCCAATATCCtctactttttacttttcttttttctttctttcttttttttgaactTAAAACTATATGTTTTCTATCTCCGAGGTAGTTCTCAAAATTTCTGTCATGATGATGGTAACTTAAATTGTTTTCCAGTGTTTATAGGGTTtcattatcttaaaaatgaaaaatatctctttcagaatttttatggACATTGGAGTGTGTGGATTTAAGCATGTTTACACTATCCAAAACTTGACCTAAATCTTTCCTATAAGAAGTTCTTAATTACTGCTTTACACTTATAAGaatgtaataatttatataataaagttaaagaaagggaaaagcatgcattctaaaaaggaagaagcaaaactccTTTTATTTATGCAGACAACATAAGTACCTTTAGAAAAAATCCTATTGACTTCCTGTTTCAGCTCCATTGTTCAGAGTTTGAAAGCCATCCATCCTGCCTTATAAAGGTCAATAACTTTACTTGAATCTGTGGTAGAAGTGAAACTGCATGCtcacaaatattatgaaaatatctatgctacccaaagcaatctacacatttaaggcaatccctatcaaaatcccatccgttgatttttttttttttaaagaagtggaacaaataatcctaaaatttatatggaacaagaaaagacctagaatagccaaaagaatattgacaaagaaagccaaagttggtggcatcacaattccagacttcaagctctattacaaagttgtcatatcaggacagtatggtactggtacaaaaacagacacacagatcaatggaacagaatagagagcccataagtagaccctcaactctatggtcaactaattttcaacaaagcagaaaagaatgtccaatggaaaaaaagacagcctcttcaacaaatgctgttggaaaatatgcagaataatgaaactagaccatttccttacaccacacatgaaaatagactcaaaatggattaaagacctcaatgtgagaaaggaatccatcaaaatccttgaggagaatataggcagcaacctcttcaacctcagccacaccaacatcttcctaggattgtcaccaaaagcaagggaagcaagggcaaaaatgaactattgggaattcatcaagatcaataccttttgcacagcaaaggaaacagttaacaaaagcaaaagacaactgacagaatgggagaagatatattcaaatgacatatcagataaaggtctagtatccgaaatctataaagagcttagtaaacctaacacccaaagaacaaataatccaatcaagaaatgggcagaggacattatcagacatttctgcaaagaagacatccatatggccaacagacacatgaaaaagtgctctacatcacttggcatcagggaaatacaaaataaaaccacaattagataccacctcacacagtcaggatggctaaaattaacatgtcaggaaatgagagaggctggcgaggatgtggagaaaggggaaccctcctacactgtgggtgggaatgcaagctggtgtaaccactttataaaacagcatggaggttcctcaaaaagttgaaaatagaactaccctacaacccagcaattgcacaactgggtatttaccttaaggTATTTAACCttaacatagtgatccaaaggggcacgtgcacccgaatgtttatagcagcaatgtccacaatagccaaactatggaaagaacctagatgtccatcaacagatgaatggataaagaagaggtggtagatatatatacaatggaataagagactcttaatctcacaaaacaaactgagggtgactagggggagggggatagggagagagggataggtttatggacattggggaggtatgtgatatgttgagtgctgtgaagtgtgtaaatctggcgattcacagacctgtacacctggggctaataatacatcatatgtttatttaaaaaaagaaatttaaaataaaatagttatagctaaaatattgtgaaaattaaaagcGGAAAACCTCACTGAAGTGGACTTGGGATGCTAGAAGAGGAAGCTGAAAGGGAGGAGCCTTACCACTCAATGTCAGTTACAGGAAGAATTGTCAATTATAGACCTCACCAGAAAAACGGAGGcagaaaagaattattaattaCAAGCCCCAACATGGAAAGATGTACACTGCATCTCCTACAATAAACTGACTAACCCTGCAACCCGGCCAATGAGAAATCATCATCACCCTAAATTCTTGCTGTTCTCCAATGAACTTTTGTTCAAAACAACTTCTCCCAGATTCCACcttcttctccataaaataacacccttcttcttttttggatTTGCCTATAGCCTTCACGACCCAAACTGCAATTCTGTCACTCATTATTACCAaataaactcttatttttttttctggtaagatAACCAATCATTTTGTTTCTAAGGTTAACACTATACACACAACACTTTCATGAGAGAGCCAATAGATagatcattgttttatttcttctctctccttacttTTATCAATTCTCAGGAATAaagttatttgttattttggattcaatgtttttatattataaattctcCTTCAATTAATTTAAGCATAAAATCATTGTGGAATGATTTGTAGTATTTTTCCCATGATATAACAAAGAAATTACTAAGTCACTTCTTACATAAATGTGCTTCAAATATATTGTGTTGATGTTTATCACTGCAAATctattcaaaaagcaaaaaaaaaaaaaaaaaaaaacatatggcactagtattttttataatcatcCAAGTGATTATATGAGAATATTATGGACAAATATTATGATATTATGTGATAACATGTGGTGATAATATGAGAATATTATGGACAAATCTATGCACACAAATTTGGCAGATGCAGTAgaccaattctttaaaaaacacaaactgcCATACCTTacccaataataaataaataattttaatatctttgtaATTATTAGGTAAATTGGgctcataattaaaaataaaacttccccaGAGAAATATCTCAGTCCAAATCTTTTCACTGGAGATTTCTCAAAGTGTTTCTACCCCTTGAACACATGGTAGGTTAAAAATCTTTGTTCAGTCAGTgtgtcttttcctcatttttatttatctctgcttTCAAATTCTACAAGTCTCCAcattatggctccaggtttcaatGTGTTAGAACCTCAGgcttcattaatttgtttttattttgtcaataTGCTTAAGCATTGGTTGGTGgaatattttttacttgttttgtgctttttcacacccatataatttatttcacagCCAAATGATTTCTTCTGTTAATGGAAACCTATTCAATAAAAACTGCAACAAATTTAAAGGGCATTACATTACTGAACTGAACTGTTATTACCCTTTATCTTACTGTGTTATTCCTTCAGGATTCTGAAAAACATACCATTTCTCCATTCAGTACCATACCATTTGTCATAAGCAAGTTATGCTTGTGAATTTCAGAATACACTGAGCACAGTTTCACCTGGGGAAGGATAAGGAAGTCAACTAATAGGTTAAGAATGTGGCATTGAATTATACTGGAAATTTAGCTTTCTAAACTAAGAGTAAATTCAAGAAAAagttgaattaaataaatatgtattccaTTTCTGACAGTGCTGGACTCAGTGGTTTATTATCAATATATATACTctgatttaaaagaaagatggaaaaatatattttaaagtatggtTAAATAATTGGAACACTATCAATATTGTTCCTCACATTAAGATTGTCATCATTTAAGGCTAGTTTTCCATCAGGACATCTGCTGAGACTCTGattcaacaataagaaatacACAACTCAATTAAACAATGAacaaagatctgaacagacacttcacaaaaaGTGATACACAGATGGCATATAAGCACaccaaaaaatattcaatatcatATATCACTAaggaattagaaattaaaacaacaatgggGTGCTGCTAAAAGCCTCCTAAAAAGGTTAAAATccaaacactgacaataccaaatgcttgTAAGGATGAGTATCAACAGAAAATCTCATTTATTGCTAGTACAAATGCAAAATGGTGTTGTCCCTTTGGAAAAGAGCTTGGCAATTTCTTAGAAAACAGAACATACTCTTTCCCATACTGTCCAGCAATTATACCCCTTATTATTTACCCAAATGATtgaaaacttacattcacacaaaacTCTACAcactaatgtttatagcagcttcattcataattgccaaaaaaatGAAGGCAACTAAGATATCTCTCAGTAGGTGAATTGATAAAGCTTGGTACATCTAGACAGTGGAATATTTATCAccactaaaaaataaatgcactatCATGGAGAAACCTTAAAcacatattaagtgaaagaagacaatctgaagaggctacatactgtaggattccaactctctaacattctggaaaaggcaaaccgTGGATATAGCAAAAAGATCAGAGGTTACCAGGGGCAAGGAGAGTGAGGAAGAAAGCAATGAGTTGGTGGAGCATAGCAGATTTTTATGCCAGAgaaattattctgtatgatactgtagtGCTacatacatgtcattatacatttgtcacaACTCATAGAATGAACACAGCACAAATGTGAACTCTGGAatctattgtttaaaaaaaggtaataatcTATATTCCCCCAACTAAGCATACATAATTttgaacagctttttttttttcaatgcattATATTTCCTTACAAGGGATGCATCTAAAATATAAGGATGGATTTCAAgtaaaagcatggaagatatacATAAtacaaacactgaaaaaaaaaagaatgcatgtaTACCTATGTTAATAATAAGGCCATGTATCCTACAagatcaaatttaaaaatcactaaagatAAAGATTTCATAATGAAATTTTTTACAGTTAATGTAATTCTAAATTCATATGTCTTTAATGACATAGAATCAAAATATACACAGCAAGATGATTAGAACTTtcaagagaaatagacaaatccacagtaTTTTAACAAACTACTCTCACTAACTGATAAAGATAATAGACAATAGTAAATGTGTAAAGAATATATAACATATCTTTAAGGATACAACACTTGGCAAGTATAGTATAACATGCAAATTTgaactaattaacatatataaaatactacatCCAACTACTTCAGAATCAGTATTTTATGCAGGTAGTTATAGACTATTTGCTTAGACTAGCCATAAACTGTGccatgaaacaaatattaaatattacaaaGGAGTGAAATAACCCACAGGATAAATTCtgaacagaatttaaaaacagaagaaaaaaacttttgaaaatcatCATACACTTGGAAATTATGAAATAGCATCTAAGTATGACTGTGGTCAAAACATAAAtcagaacaaatattaaaaggaaCATTTTATGTCACACAATGCTATGAAGTAACAAACGTGGGGGTAAATATGACGTGGTGATTAGCAGCATATTTAGATCCAAAtgcattagaaaataaatgacaaaaacttgaaattaatGATTTAAGCATTAAtccaaagaagtttaaaaaagacaTGACATTATACCTAACtaaattggaaagaagaaagtaataaatattaaagcaGATATTATcgaaatagaaaaaaagcaaatagagaatgagcaaaaaaattttaaaagaactgcaATGCCAAAAGAGGAATATCTAAATGGACTAATGATATCATTAAATCTCTCCCAAgggtaacagaaaaaaaaaaaaaaagaagaagaagagaggagtcaaccattatattaaaaaatatagtgCACATAACTACACAAAATGCTGtcataaaaccaaaataattacAATTCTGCCAATAAACTCGTAAATAGTGTTGAGATTTCTACAATAAAATACAACCTACTACAACTggttcaaatatt harbors:
- the LOC132020368 gene encoding olfactory receptor 6C76-like, with product MKNQTSVKEFILLGLTNDPKLNILIFLFLFFTYILSLAGNLTIITLTLVDPHLKTPMYFFLRNFSFLEISFTTVCIPRFLVIIITGDMTISYNSCMAQEFFFILLGATEFFLLTAMSYDRYVAICKPLHYTTIMDSRVCNQLVISSWLAGFLIIFPPVIMGLQLDFCDSNIIDHFTCDSSPILSISCTDTTFLELMAFFLAVFTLMVTLILVVLSYVFIFKMILRIPSAEQRRKAFSTCSSHMIVVSISYGSCIFMYVKTSAKEGVGLTKGIAVLNTSVAPMLNPFIYSLRNQQVKQSFKNLTNKCFSNKLSS